A region from the Arachis ipaensis cultivar K30076 chromosome B01, Araip1.1, whole genome shotgun sequence genome encodes:
- the LOC107637449 gene encoding systemin receptor SR160-like — translation MREHFITLDPNNVLASNWSSSTSVCNWIGVTCGSSHRRVTSLNLSGMALDATIPPHLGNLSFLSRLHLPNNSFHGTLPADLAGLRRLTIINLRFNKFTGSIPSWFEFLPKLEYLLLRGNSFSGTVPHFLFNMTSLQSLELSENKFWGPLPSSIFLSPSLKYLYLPNNQLSGDIPSAIIDSSLLQDIILYRNNLSGQLPERIFHHRPNLEELYVSWNALSGELPLSLFDCKQLQYLYLSNNTLGGNIPSAIGNLTSLKQIYLGFNKFRGAIPNEIGNLRSLEIMNLPFANVSGNSPPSIFNISTLQEIDASQQA, via the exons ATGAGGGAGCATTTTATCACCTTGGATCCCAACAATGTGCTCGCAAGCAACTGGTCTAGCAGTACCTCTGTTTGCAACTGGATTGGCGTCACATGTGGCTCTTCCCACCGCAGAGTAACTTCCTTGAATCTCTCCGGCATGGCTCTTGATGCCACCATCCCTCCGCATCTTGGAAACCTGTCATTCCTTTCTCGCCTGCATCTTCCCAACAATAGCTTCCATGGTACTCTACCTGCTGATCTAGCTGGATTACGCAGACTGACGATCATCAACCTCAGATTCAACAAATTCACAGGAAGCATCCCGTCCTGGTTTGAATTTCTACCCAAACTAGAATACCTGTTACTGAGAGGGAACAGTTTCTCTGGCACAGTCCCACACTTTCTGTTCAACATGACTTCCCTGCAATCGCTTGAACTTTCTGAAAACAAGTTTTGGGGTCCCTTACCTTCCAGCATTTTCTTGTCTCCTTCTTTGAAATATTTGTATCTTCCTAACAATCAACTGTCAGGCGATATCCCTTCAGCTATCATCGACAGTTCGTTACTACAGGATATTATCCTCTACAGAAACAACCTATCCGGACAACTGCCGGAGCGCATCTTCCACCACCGTCCAAACTTGGAAGAGCTTTACGTGTCTTGGAACGCCTTATCCGGTGAACTTCCACTCAGTTTGTTCGATTGCAAACAACTGCAATATTTATACTTGTCCAACAACACCTTGGGTGGAAACATACCATCAGCCATCGGGAATTTAACAAGCCTCAAACAGATCTATCTTGGCTTTAACAAATTCAGAG GTGCAATACCAAATGAGATTGGTAATCTACGTAGTTTAGAGATTATGAATCTTCCTTTCGCCAATGTGAGTGGCAACAGTCCACCATCAATCTTTAATATTTCTACCCTACAAGAAATTGATGCCTCCCAGCAAGCCTAG
- the LOC107637438 gene encoding glucose-1-phosphate adenylyltransferase large subunit 1, chloroplastic isoform X3 — MAVPASGQMSVSSVMQLRGPTSLSLSGKKWSHLVKFSNGEVMGRKLRLRQQHGGNGCTNNVRRNHICMSLTADVGSQSKLRDLDAERRDARTVVAVILGGGAGTRLFPLTKRRAKPAVPIGGAYRLIDVPMSNCINSGINKVYILTQFNSASLNRHIARAYNSGAGVTFGDGYVEVLAATQTPGEAGKRWFQGTADAVRQFHWLFEDPRSKDIEDVLILSGDHLYRMDYMDFVQNHRESGADITLSCLPMDDRWRFPTANDFGSEVIPASAREFYMKAYLFNDYWEDIGTIRSFFEANLALTEHPPRFSFYDAAKPMYTSRRNLPPSKIDNSKIVDSIISHGSFVDSSFIEHSVVGIRSRINSNVHLKDTVMLGADFYETKSEVTALLAEGRVPIGIGENTKIKDCIIDKNARIGKNVVIANKDGVQEADRSSEGFYIRSGVTIVLKNSVIEDGLVI, encoded by the exons ATGGCAGTGCCTGCGAGCGGACAGATGTCAGTCTCATCCGTGATGCAGTTACGTGGACCAACAAGTCTCAGCCTCAGTGGTAAGAAGTGGAGTCATCTTGTGAAGTTTAGTAATGGAGAAGTAATGGGACGTAAGCTCAGGCTAAGACAACAGCATGGTGGCAATGGCTGCACTAACAATGTTAGGAGGAACCATATATGCATGTCTCTCACTGCTGACGTGGGTAGTCAATCCAAG TTGAGAGACTTGGATGCTGAGAGAAGGGATGCTAGGACGGTTGTGGCGGTTATACTTGGTGGAGGAGCCGGAACCCGTCTCTTTCCTCTTACAAAGCGCCGAGCCAAACCTGCT GTTCCTATTGGAGGTGCTTATAGGCTCATTGATGTGCCAATGAGCAACTGCATCAACAGTGGCATCAACAAGGTCTACATTCTCACTCAGTTCAACTCAGCTTCACTCAACAGGCATATTGCACGTGCTTACAACTCTGGCGCTGGTGTCACCTTTGGAGATGGCTATGTTGAG GTTCTTGCTGCCACTCAAACTCCAGGGGAGGCAGGTAAAAGATGGTTTCAGGGTACTGCTGATGCCGTAAGGCAGTTCCACTGGCTCTTTGAG GATCCTAGAAGCAAGGATATTGAGGATGTCCTGATTCTTTCTGGGGATCATCTCTACCGAATGGACTATATGGACTTTGTTCAA AATCATCGCGAGAGTGGTGCAGATATTACTCTTTCTTGTCTCCCCATGGATGACAG ATGGCGGTTTCCAACTGCAAATGACTTTGGATCAGAGGTCATCCCTGCCTCAGCTAGAGAATTTTACATGAAG GCTTATCTCTTCAATGATTACTGGGAGGACATAGGAACGATCCGATCATTCTTTGAGGCAAATCTAGCCCTCACTGAGCAT CCACCCAGGTTTAGCTTTTATGATGCGGCAAAGCCAATGTATACATCAAGAAGAAACCTGCCTCCATCAAAGATTGACAACAGCAAG ATTGTTGATTCAATTATATCACATGGGAGCTTTGTGGATAGTTCGTTCATAGAGCATAGTGTGGTTGGAATCAGATCCAGAATAAACTCAAATGTTCACTTAAAG GATACTGTGATGCTTGGTGCTGATTTCTACGAAACAAAATCAGAAGTGACAGCACTATTAGCCGAGGGAAGAGTTCCTATAGGGATAGGAGAAAATACAAAAATCAA AGACTGTATTATTGACAAAAATGCTAGAATTGGAAAGAATGTTGTAATCGCAAATAAGGAT GGCGTACAAGAGGCTGATAGATCTTCAGAAGGGTTTTACATCCGTTCTGGTGTTACCATTGTATTGAAAAACTCAGTAATTGAAGATGGACTGGTCatataa
- the LOC107613680 gene encoding receptor kinase-like protein Xa21: protein MGINYLSGRIPSSLCNATMLKSITLSRNSFSGYIPDIFGSLRSLQQLSLGENNLTSDSELSIINSFTNCRYLYLLSFNSNPLDSILPMSTGNLTTSLLNLNIWGCSLRGTIPASVGNLINLNLGPIPESFARMLSLELLDLSENNLSGIVPKTLEALVYVKYFNVSYNKLKGKIPDGGPFANFSAQSFMGNKELCGAPRFHFPECKIEKSRKWNAHIVLTYILPAAIVATLLVDSFAS from the exons ATGGGGATTAATTATCTCAGTGGAAGAATTCCAAGCTCCTTGTGCAATGCCACTATGCTCAAGAGCATAACTTTGTCTAGAAACTCATTTTCTGGATATATTCCAGACATTTTTGGCAGCTTAAGAAGCCTCCAGCAGCTCAGTCTTGGTGAAAATAATTTGACAAGTGATTCAGAGCTAAGTATTATAAATTCTTTCACGAATTGTAGATATCTCTATTTGTTGTCATTTAATAGCAATCCATTGGATTCCATTCTTCCAATGTCAACAGGAAACCTTACTACTTCTCTGCTCAACTTGAATATTTGGGGTTGTTCATTGAGAGGCACCATTCCAGCAAGTGTTGGCAACTTGATAAACCTTAACCTCG GGCCCATCCCAGAATCATTTGCTCGGATGTTAAGTTTGGAACTCCTTGATTTATCAGAGAATAACTTGTCTGGTATCGTTCCCAAAACATTAGAGGCACTTGTGTATGTGAAATATTTCAATGTTTCTTACAATAAGTTAAAAGGAAAAATCCCGGATGGGGGACCTTTTGCAAACTTCTCAGCTCAGTCGTTCATGGGGAACAAAGAATTATGTGGTGCTCCTCGTTTCCATTTTCCGGAATGCAAAATTGAAAAATCCCGAAAATGGAATGCACATATTGTGTTGACATATATTTTACCTGCAGCAATAGTTGCCACCCTTCTTGTGGATTCCTTTGCATCCTAA
- the LOC107637438 gene encoding glucose-1-phosphate adenylyltransferase large subunit 3, chloroplastic/amyloplastic isoform X1: MAVPASGQMSVSSVMQLRGPTSLSLSGKKWSHLVKFSNGEVMGRKLRLRQQHGGNGCTNNVRRNHICMSLTADVGSQSKLRDLDAERRDARTVVAVILGGGAGTRLFPLTKRRAKPAVPIGGAYRLIDVPMSNCINSGINKVYILTQFNSASLNRHIARAYNSGAGVTFGDGYVEVLAATQTPGEAGKRWFQGTADAVRQFHWLFEDPRSKDIEDVLILSGDHLYRMDYMDFVQNHRESGADITLSCLPMDDSRASDFGLMKIDDKGRILSFSEKPKGEDLKAMQVDTTVLGLSKEEAVKKPYIASMGVYVFKKEILLNLLRWRFPTANDFGSEVIPASAREFYMKAYLFNDYWEDIGTIRSFFEANLALTEHPPRFSFYDAAKPMYTSRRNLPPSKIDNSKIVDSIISHGSFVDSSFIEHSVVGIRSRINSNVHLKDTVMLGADFYETKSEVTALLAEGRVPIGIGENTKIKDCIIDKNARIGKNVVIANKDGVQEADRSSEGFYIRSGVTIVLKNSVIEDGLVI; encoded by the exons ATGGCAGTGCCTGCGAGCGGACAGATGTCAGTCTCATCCGTGATGCAGTTACGTGGACCAACAAGTCTCAGCCTCAGTGGTAAGAAGTGGAGTCATCTTGTGAAGTTTAGTAATGGAGAAGTAATGGGACGTAAGCTCAGGCTAAGACAACAGCATGGTGGCAATGGCTGCACTAACAATGTTAGGAGGAACCATATATGCATGTCTCTCACTGCTGACGTGGGTAGTCAATCCAAG TTGAGAGACTTGGATGCTGAGAGAAGGGATGCTAGGACGGTTGTGGCGGTTATACTTGGTGGAGGAGCCGGAACCCGTCTCTTTCCTCTTACAAAGCGCCGAGCCAAACCTGCT GTTCCTATTGGAGGTGCTTATAGGCTCATTGATGTGCCAATGAGCAACTGCATCAACAGTGGCATCAACAAGGTCTACATTCTCACTCAGTTCAACTCAGCTTCACTCAACAGGCATATTGCACGTGCTTACAACTCTGGCGCTGGTGTCACCTTTGGAGATGGCTATGTTGAG GTTCTTGCTGCCACTCAAACTCCAGGGGAGGCAGGTAAAAGATGGTTTCAGGGTACTGCTGATGCCGTAAGGCAGTTCCACTGGCTCTTTGAG GATCCTAGAAGCAAGGATATTGAGGATGTCCTGATTCTTTCTGGGGATCATCTCTACCGAATGGACTATATGGACTTTGTTCAA AATCATCGCGAGAGTGGTGCAGATATTACTCTTTCTTGTCTCCCCATGGATGACAG CCGTGCCTCTGATTTTGGTCTAATGAAGATAGATGATAAAGGAAGGATTCTCTCATTCAGTGAAAAGCCCAAAGGAGAAGACCTAAAAGCAATG CAAGTAGATACAACTGTTCTTGGGCTTTCAAAGGAAGAGGCTGTAAAGAAACCATACATTGCTTCTATGGGTGTGTATGTATTCAAGAAGGAGATACTTCTGAATCTATTAAG ATGGCGGTTTCCAACTGCAAATGACTTTGGATCAGAGGTCATCCCTGCCTCAGCTAGAGAATTTTACATGAAG GCTTATCTCTTCAATGATTACTGGGAGGACATAGGAACGATCCGATCATTCTTTGAGGCAAATCTAGCCCTCACTGAGCAT CCACCCAGGTTTAGCTTTTATGATGCGGCAAAGCCAATGTATACATCAAGAAGAAACCTGCCTCCATCAAAGATTGACAACAGCAAG ATTGTTGATTCAATTATATCACATGGGAGCTTTGTGGATAGTTCGTTCATAGAGCATAGTGTGGTTGGAATCAGATCCAGAATAAACTCAAATGTTCACTTAAAG GATACTGTGATGCTTGGTGCTGATTTCTACGAAACAAAATCAGAAGTGACAGCACTATTAGCCGAGGGAAGAGTTCCTATAGGGATAGGAGAAAATACAAAAATCAA AGACTGTATTATTGACAAAAATGCTAGAATTGGAAAGAATGTTGTAATCGCAAATAAGGAT GGCGTACAAGAGGCTGATAGATCTTCAGAAGGGTTTTACATCCGTTCTGGTGTTACCATTGTATTGAAAAACTCAGTAATTGAAGATGGACTGGTCatataa
- the LOC107637438 gene encoding glucose-1-phosphate adenylyltransferase large subunit 3, chloroplastic/amyloplastic isoform X2, protein MAVPASGQMSVSSVMQLRGPTSLSLSGKKWSHLVKFSNGEVMGRKLRLRQQHGGNGCTNNVRRNHICMSLTADLRDLDAERRDARTVVAVILGGGAGTRLFPLTKRRAKPAVPIGGAYRLIDVPMSNCINSGINKVYILTQFNSASLNRHIARAYNSGAGVTFGDGYVEVLAATQTPGEAGKRWFQGTADAVRQFHWLFEDPRSKDIEDVLILSGDHLYRMDYMDFVQNHRESGADITLSCLPMDDSRASDFGLMKIDDKGRILSFSEKPKGEDLKAMQVDTTVLGLSKEEAVKKPYIASMGVYVFKKEILLNLLRWRFPTANDFGSEVIPASAREFYMKAYLFNDYWEDIGTIRSFFEANLALTEHPPRFSFYDAAKPMYTSRRNLPPSKIDNSKIVDSIISHGSFVDSSFIEHSVVGIRSRINSNVHLKDTVMLGADFYETKSEVTALLAEGRVPIGIGENTKIKDCIIDKNARIGKNVVIANKDGVQEADRSSEGFYIRSGVTIVLKNSVIEDGLVI, encoded by the exons ATGGCAGTGCCTGCGAGCGGACAGATGTCAGTCTCATCCGTGATGCAGTTACGTGGACCAACAAGTCTCAGCCTCAGTGGTAAGAAGTGGAGTCATCTTGTGAAGTTTAGTAATGGAGAAGTAATGGGACGTAAGCTCAGGCTAAGACAACAGCATGGTGGCAATGGCTGCACTAACAATGTTAGGAGGAACCATATATGCATGTCTCTCACTGCTGAC TTGAGAGACTTGGATGCTGAGAGAAGGGATGCTAGGACGGTTGTGGCGGTTATACTTGGTGGAGGAGCCGGAACCCGTCTCTTTCCTCTTACAAAGCGCCGAGCCAAACCTGCT GTTCCTATTGGAGGTGCTTATAGGCTCATTGATGTGCCAATGAGCAACTGCATCAACAGTGGCATCAACAAGGTCTACATTCTCACTCAGTTCAACTCAGCTTCACTCAACAGGCATATTGCACGTGCTTACAACTCTGGCGCTGGTGTCACCTTTGGAGATGGCTATGTTGAG GTTCTTGCTGCCACTCAAACTCCAGGGGAGGCAGGTAAAAGATGGTTTCAGGGTACTGCTGATGCCGTAAGGCAGTTCCACTGGCTCTTTGAG GATCCTAGAAGCAAGGATATTGAGGATGTCCTGATTCTTTCTGGGGATCATCTCTACCGAATGGACTATATGGACTTTGTTCAA AATCATCGCGAGAGTGGTGCAGATATTACTCTTTCTTGTCTCCCCATGGATGACAG CCGTGCCTCTGATTTTGGTCTAATGAAGATAGATGATAAAGGAAGGATTCTCTCATTCAGTGAAAAGCCCAAAGGAGAAGACCTAAAAGCAATG CAAGTAGATACAACTGTTCTTGGGCTTTCAAAGGAAGAGGCTGTAAAGAAACCATACATTGCTTCTATGGGTGTGTATGTATTCAAGAAGGAGATACTTCTGAATCTATTAAG ATGGCGGTTTCCAACTGCAAATGACTTTGGATCAGAGGTCATCCCTGCCTCAGCTAGAGAATTTTACATGAAG GCTTATCTCTTCAATGATTACTGGGAGGACATAGGAACGATCCGATCATTCTTTGAGGCAAATCTAGCCCTCACTGAGCAT CCACCCAGGTTTAGCTTTTATGATGCGGCAAAGCCAATGTATACATCAAGAAGAAACCTGCCTCCATCAAAGATTGACAACAGCAAG ATTGTTGATTCAATTATATCACATGGGAGCTTTGTGGATAGTTCGTTCATAGAGCATAGTGTGGTTGGAATCAGATCCAGAATAAACTCAAATGTTCACTTAAAG GATACTGTGATGCTTGGTGCTGATTTCTACGAAACAAAATCAGAAGTGACAGCACTATTAGCCGAGGGAAGAGTTCCTATAGGGATAGGAGAAAATACAAAAATCAA AGACTGTATTATTGACAAAAATGCTAGAATTGGAAAGAATGTTGTAATCGCAAATAAGGAT GGCGTACAAGAGGCTGATAGATCTTCAGAAGGGTTTTACATCCGTTCTGGTGTTACCATTGTATTGAAAAACTCAGTAATTGAAGATGGACTGGTCatataa
- the LOC107637438 gene encoding glucose-1-phosphate adenylyltransferase large subunit 1, chloroplastic isoform X4, whose translation MSNCINSGINKVYILTQFNSASLNRHIARAYNSGAGVTFGDGYVEVLAATQTPGEAGKRWFQGTADAVRQFHWLFEDPRSKDIEDVLILSGDHLYRMDYMDFVQNHRESGADITLSCLPMDDSRASDFGLMKIDDKGRILSFSEKPKGEDLKAMQVDTTVLGLSKEEAVKKPYIASMGVYVFKKEILLNLLRWRFPTANDFGSEVIPASAREFYMKAYLFNDYWEDIGTIRSFFEANLALTEHPPRFSFYDAAKPMYTSRRNLPPSKIDNSKIVDSIISHGSFVDSSFIEHSVVGIRSRINSNVHLKDTVMLGADFYETKSEVTALLAEGRVPIGIGENTKIKDCIIDKNARIGKNVVIANKDGVQEADRSSEGFYIRSGVTIVLKNSVIEDGLVI comes from the exons ATGAGCAACTGCATCAACAGTGGCATCAACAAGGTCTACATTCTCACTCAGTTCAACTCAGCTTCACTCAACAGGCATATTGCACGTGCTTACAACTCTGGCGCTGGTGTCACCTTTGGAGATGGCTATGTTGAG GTTCTTGCTGCCACTCAAACTCCAGGGGAGGCAGGTAAAAGATGGTTTCAGGGTACTGCTGATGCCGTAAGGCAGTTCCACTGGCTCTTTGAG GATCCTAGAAGCAAGGATATTGAGGATGTCCTGATTCTTTCTGGGGATCATCTCTACCGAATGGACTATATGGACTTTGTTCAA AATCATCGCGAGAGTGGTGCAGATATTACTCTTTCTTGTCTCCCCATGGATGACAG CCGTGCCTCTGATTTTGGTCTAATGAAGATAGATGATAAAGGAAGGATTCTCTCATTCAGTGAAAAGCCCAAAGGAGAAGACCTAAAAGCAATG CAAGTAGATACAACTGTTCTTGGGCTTTCAAAGGAAGAGGCTGTAAAGAAACCATACATTGCTTCTATGGGTGTGTATGTATTCAAGAAGGAGATACTTCTGAATCTATTAAG ATGGCGGTTTCCAACTGCAAATGACTTTGGATCAGAGGTCATCCCTGCCTCAGCTAGAGAATTTTACATGAAG GCTTATCTCTTCAATGATTACTGGGAGGACATAGGAACGATCCGATCATTCTTTGAGGCAAATCTAGCCCTCACTGAGCAT CCACCCAGGTTTAGCTTTTATGATGCGGCAAAGCCAATGTATACATCAAGAAGAAACCTGCCTCCATCAAAGATTGACAACAGCAAG ATTGTTGATTCAATTATATCACATGGGAGCTTTGTGGATAGTTCGTTCATAGAGCATAGTGTGGTTGGAATCAGATCCAGAATAAACTCAAATGTTCACTTAAAG GATACTGTGATGCTTGGTGCTGATTTCTACGAAACAAAATCAGAAGTGACAGCACTATTAGCCGAGGGAAGAGTTCCTATAGGGATAGGAGAAAATACAAAAATCAA AGACTGTATTATTGACAAAAATGCTAGAATTGGAAAGAATGTTGTAATCGCAAATAAGGAT GGCGTACAAGAGGCTGATAGATCTTCAGAAGGGTTTTACATCCGTTCTGGTGTTACCATTGTATTGAAAAACTCAGTAATTGAAGATGGACTGGTCatataa